The DNA segment TCCCTTAATCAAAATCTTTCAGAATCCCGACTTTGAAAAATTTTCCTTTGTTTTTATTCCCTTCAGGGGGAAGGTCAGGATGGGGTGTATACGTGTACTGCTCCCTTTTCGTCAAGCACAAGATGATTTGAAACTATTAACTAGGCAGCGGTGCTCAGCGTCCTGATGACCTGGTATCTGCATTTTACTTTTCAAGATAATACACAGCCTGCCTGAAAAACAGCATTATTCTTAATTTACGGAAACAATTTCTTAAGGAGCGGATTGGACTTTATCGGGGTAACCTGTGTTAACTAGTGGTGTATTGGTATTTTCACTACGAAATTCTAGATGCCCAACCACTGGATTTTTCAGTTATTCTAAACTCGAAATTCCCTGCGCTAGATGTTATTATCTCAGGTGTCTGCTTATATAATCCGTTTGGGCAGCTTATCTAATCAAGATTTAAGTTAGATTCACCCTTTTCCGGGTAAATAACTTTAAGCAGGAATTATTTCATACGGAGGTTCCATATGAGTAAGGGAATCGAGACTGGCGATACCGTTACATTCAATTATGAGGGAAAAATTGAAGACGGCTCCACTTTTCGTACTTTCGATGAAGAGCCGTTTGCCGTCGAAATCGGCTCGGGAAGTCTGGTAAAGGGTCTGGAGGAAGGACTACTGGGGATGGAGGCGGATCAGGAAAAAGAATTCACGGTATCGCCTGAAAATGGATACGGAGTCGAGAATCCGGAGTT comes from the Deltaproteobacteria bacterium genome and includes:
- a CDS encoding FKBP-type peptidyl-prolyl cis-trans isomerase — encoded protein: MSKGIETGDTVTFNYEGKIEDGSTFRTFDEEPFAVEIGSGSLVKGLEEGLLGMEADQEKEFTVSPENGYGVENPELVHTVEAKLFDDTDITPEAGMILKTPHGNCHVVQVQDDKIKISYNHPLAGHTLHYKVKIINIEKNKSGS